Part of the Zonotrichia albicollis isolate bZonAlb1 chromosome 2, bZonAlb1.hap1, whole genome shotgun sequence genome, CTACCAGGAGGCCTGGGGATGTTTGGCTGCTTGTGAGGGCATGGACAATGCCATGCAGCCCTGGAGATGTTtgggcacagacagagcaaaAAGGCAACATTGCTTGCTGTGTGAAATGCCAGCCAGAGGTGCTGAAAATCAGGTATAAATCCAGGGAACCCAGACAGGGAAAGCAGCTTGGCACAGCAGAATTAAGCTTCCCTAACATGTCCTGGACATAAAATCCCTTAGAGGTGGGAGGTGCAGAAGATACTTTTTTGATGAGACTAGAGCTAGATCAAAATAAACTCTACATTGCTCTGTGAAATAAACTGTCAGTATTCCACTCCAGTCTGTCATTGTTTTGTGTTATGGCACTACACAGAGACTACCACTGCCCAATCCAGAGAGTTCTCCCATTATTTTCTGTTGGGCTCAGCAGCTCATTTTAACCCCAGAGGTTTAAAATCCCGGGGAGCAGTTGGAATCAAGAGCAAATCACACAAAAACCAGGCTAGGAGAGAATATGAAACCTTCCAGAGATTTACTTTTCCTAGTGCTATTTTAATTTAACACAGAATCCCTCTCTTTCCCTTAGACCCCATATCTTTTAACTcgggttttttttctcaaaaagaaTTCCCTGCCTAGGCTGGGAAAAACCCCCTCCAAATTAtttaggggatttgggatgggttCAGTTGGTCAGAAGGAGCAAAAAATTAGCAAGAAATTCCTTATCTCTTGGGTTCAGCGAGAGGCTCAACGTGAACATGACTGAAAATacattcaaaattaaaataagaataaaacaaataaaaataaaacaaataatatacataataatgataaaaataaatttaaaaataaaaataaaaataaaagttatttaTTGGAGCCCCAGTCGCGCTGCAGTCCCGCCGCCTCCCACCGGAGGGCGCTGCTCTGCACCGCCGCGCTGTGTCCGCCAGGCGGCGCCCGCGGGGCTCGGCGGGTTCCGTGGCTTCGCCCGTTCCCAGCCGCGATCCCGGTCCCGATATCCCGGTCCAGATGCCAGTCCCGGTTCCGATCCCGATGACAGGTGAGCACGGCACAGGGGGGGACATGGCCGGGcgccatccctgtccctgcagcgtCCAAGCCCCGGCTCTGCCCACCCTCACGCAACGTCCCGTGGCACCTCGGCGCCGCCTTCGGCGCCGGGTTCCGTGCCACGGCGGTGGCGTCGCCGGTGGACGTGGTGAAGACGCGGTCCATGAACGACAGCCCCGGGCAGCCCCGCAATGCCCTGAGctgcctgctggccctgctcatGCAGGACGGCCCCGCCGGCCTCTACAAGAGGTGAGTTCAGCTCCTGCGGACGGGTCGCGGCACAGAGCCCCAATCACCCCGACCCGCGGGCAGGATTTGGGCGATCCCCGCTCTGGGGATGTCCCCGCACGTCCCCTGAGCCCCGCTTGTGCCGGCACAGCTTCGTCCCGTCCTTGCTGCGGCTGGGTTCCTGGAACGTGGTGATGTTCGTGTCCTACGAGCGGCTGCAGCACCTGATGGTGCTGGCACGGCCGGCGCTGGCCTGAGCCCCCGGCGCCCCGGGCCGCCCGGCGAGGCTCACATCGATTACATTCATCGCATCCATTCTATTCATTGCCGGAGCGCCGGGGAGCAGCGGAGCCACAGGCCCGGGGAGGGACGCGAGGAGGAGgatgctggaggaggagaagcgCGGGAGAACGGAGGTTTTCAGAGAAGAGTTTCAAGGGACGGAGGAAAAAATGTTTGTTGGCTTTCCAGCCGGGGAGAGCAGCACTTCTCGAGGGCGGGGGTGTGGGCAGGCGGGACCAAGCTGAGGACCAGGGAATTCCCGTTGTTCCTTACTGGCCCTTCCAATAAATCGCCCCTATGGGGTCTGATCACAGCGTGGCTCAGGGATTCTTTACCTTTTTGGGGTGTTCAGGGTCATTGTCCAGCTCTACGTGTGACACCAGTCCAGCACATTCTCTGTCATTGCCGGTGCACTGAACAACTTCCCACTGATCTCTAATTATTCAGGCCATTGTCACAATcaccaacagcagctccacctTCTGCCCTGCCGAGGGAGCAGATCCTTGACCCATGGCAATCTCTCTAAAGCCTTAAATGGTCCCTTTATGGGACAGTGAAGATGTGTATCCTCAGCAGGTGAGGACACAGAATTCCCTTTCCTTGTTTCCCAAGCATAAAACGGCTGGGAATTGCTCTCTTCCCATGGGTAACTGGCAGGAACAAGGTTCCCTCTGCTGTCACTCCATCTTTAGCACCCCCATTTGTCACAGACAGTTCTGTTTCAGGGACTCCCGTCAGACACCTGATGGCTGTGATCAGAAGCAATTCCCCAGGCGGTTTTAGCCCcgggagcagcaggaatggccAAGGACAGCTGCTGTCCCGGGACAAGGCGGCCGGGTTGCGGTTCCGTGCCCAGCCCCGTGCCCGCCCTGCAGAACGCGGGGTCGCTCTCTCCGCCCTGTCCGTGTGCCAGGAGCGGGACAATCCCCTGGCtcgggcagggcacggtgccctcGGGTGCGGCCGGAGGGGACAGAGGCGCGCAGGGGCCGCCCGGGCGGGGTGGCACCCACAGGGCCGCGTGTGCTGCGGCGCCGCTGCCGGAGCCGCTGCTGTGCGGGACGGGTCTGTGCCGGCACTCGCGGCTCGCTGCGATCGCGCTCCATGGAGTGAAACCCGCGCCGCGCTCCAGCTGCGGTTGGATGGGATGGGCTCCGTTCTGGGCAGGCAGCGGGACgggggtccctgtgccaccccacgGGTCCCACAgagaagctgctcctgtggccgaGGAACAGGGGGGAAACTGAACAGTCCTGAGGGAAACCGATGGAAAAACAactttggtttgggtttggagaCTTGACATTTTCCCCTGGCCCCCACCTGATCCGGGTGTTTTGCCTTAGGGAACAGGAGCCAGAAGGGGGAATGGGGAAAGAGATAATTTGTTACCCCAAAAGGGACGAGCTTATTTCTGTTAATTCCTGAAACACCTGGAATGATTTGGGTCTCGGAAACACCTGGGAGCCTCCCTTTGAATGCTGGGTGGGACCGAGGTTataaaaggaggaaaggatGGAGGCAGGGGGGGTTCgggggggagaggagcagcgCTGCCTTGGGGATTTGCATCTGGAAGCGGCCACCAGTTTCCTGCTGGGAATCCTGGAAAGAGAACTCGGTGAGAAATGCGAATGCTGCGGCTGGACTGCTGAGAGGGGAGAGTCTGCAGGGAATGTGTCTGGTGAGTCTCCTCATGCCCCATATCTGATGCTGGGCTGGCACCGGGGCACCTCATTCCCATTTAAACTCTCCCGAAATGCACTTAAATTACAAAGTGAACTGCAAAAGGCACGTGGGAAGCTTTGTGTCCCTAAGGGAACGCTCCAGGGATGTGCAGCCTCTGACCTGCACAAATAACTCCTGCTCCCACAGAAACCTGCTGGCTCTAGGGCAGGAGTGGCAGCAAAGTGGCagctccagtgccaccccaatAAGTGACTGTCCTTGGGGCTCTCGGGGCCGGGAGGGaatgctgtccctgcccctgggggaaagcaggagcaggatcAGCGCTGCAGCTGTGTCTGTTCCTGCTCTCTGTCTCCAgggtgccctggagggctctggCTCGGGATAATCTGTGTGTGAGAGCTTCCCGTGCCTGTGCCCAACCCCTCTGGGGACAGAGCGTGCCCAACAGCTCCATTAACCCTTTCTCTGTGTGTGAGAGCTTCCCGTGCCTGTGCCCAACCCCTCTGGGGACAGAATGTGCCCAAAAGCTCCATTAACCCTTTCCCttctgctggcagggcagcgtGTGAGCCCAGGCCAtcctccctggagcagggacaccCGAGGATGAGCCGCAGGGATTCAGCCATCAGAGCAGGTGAGGATGGATCTCTTTGTGCTTGGCAATTGCTTTGCTGGTTTCATGTCACACTGCagggctcctccagctcctgtgccctgcagcagcacccacagcccctgggctgggcagggaacagctctgggaGGGAAATGGATGTGCAGGAAATTTCCAGAGTTTGACAGAAGGCTCACATAGTGTGGATCTGTATGGAAATTCTGAGATAAGAAATGCCACAGAATGGgacagacattgctgagagagaacTGGAGCTAGAAACAAGTTTTAAAGGGTGACTTTGTAAATAAGACTGGATACCTTAGAGAAATAGaactatgaaagatgcattgtaatGAGATTCACAAGGGGTAATTTTAGATGATTACCTTTAAGGCACTTACAGCATAGTGTGACAAAAGCTGATAGGCCAAGACACACTTACAGTATATTGgaattaggaaatagttggctGCTGATTGTGATGGTGAATtgtaacatctgtattgtctcacccttcacatGAGACTGAACATGGAATCCAAGTTTTTAAAATGCCTCTCAGCTGCCCCATGTCTGGGTCAGAAAGGAGCATAATCTGATAAACTGTGCTTTGTGTGAGGAAGATTTAACAGATTCCTTCCAACACTCTCTGGGGTGTTTGTGCCAAAGGGGCTCTGACCCCAGAGCCACACagggtgtctgtgcctgcatCCATGTCAGTGACATTTGCCAAGTGTGACAGGAAAGCAGAAACATCCTGGGTTTGTTGGGCCAGAGATGGAACATGGGGATGTCTGTGCCAGCAGGGTGTgagtgctgccagcctgggctgtggtgcctctgtccctcagcagccagggcagggagggaagtgCAGGTGAGGCAATTTTGGCTGTTTCAGACTGCTTGGTGCAgacctggcagcactggcagaacagctttcctcctccttcctgtcCATCCCTGAGCAGAACATTGAGGTGATGCTGCACTGAGCCCTCTCTTTTGTGGgtgttgtttggttggtttgtttgggtttttctgtttttaatgtATGTCTAAGTGGTGCAGTGAGGAGCAAGGTGCTGGTTACATGATTTCTGACTGACACAtcacagaaatgggcacaggtGAGTGCATGTGCTTCCTGGCACATCCAGTGTGCCATCCTGAGTGAGGgtttccagccccagctgcccgtGGCACAGCTCCTCACTGCTCAGTCACTGTGAACAACTCCCTCCTTTCCTGGGCACATCCCTGCAGTGGGGGCAGAGTCCCCTGaccctgcaggaattccctgctcctctggaGAGGGGTGAGGCCAAAGCTTGGGGGCAAAGGACAACAACCAAAGCAGGGCCATTGTGTCCCTGATGCATCCAGGACAGCGTGTTTGCCTTGTTCCCAGCACTGGTGAATCTAAACAAGATTTATTTTTGACAAGATTGCCTGTTCCCTCACTTCTCCAGCTCTCCCCCCACACCTGGCTCTGCAGCTGTAGCTCAaccttgccctggctgtggctgaTAAAATATCATTTTTGTAGCAGCAATCCATTCTTTTAAAGAGCACAAAGAGTGCACAATGCAGCAGAGACTTTGGGAAATCCATCCAAATAAGGGACTCTGCCTTCCAGCTTTTCCTGTAGCTCTCCTTCCTGCTTTCACCTGGGCTGGCAGGATGGCCAGGGCCCATATTTATCATATGAAAGTGCTGTTACTGAATTTGTCCAGAAGTTCTGATTACAGACACTCATTTTCTGAcagaaagcattttcacttTGCCTTTCCCCTGTTGTTCCCAGGTGCTGCCCAGGCTGTctctctgtgctcccaggaggaagggcagcccctgcctggcctgcccagcccagctggatgggacagggctgtgtggcctggcagggcaggaacagctggctgtgctctggAGTGCCTTGGAACCTTCCCCTGGCAGGTCTGGAGGGGTTTCTCTTTGGGATTGCCCGTGAGGCACCATCCCTTTGTACAAAGCCCAGTGCTAAAGGACTGACAAGTGAGATAAAAATGGTTCTGTTCAAATTAGGCAAAGAATGCAATAAGAAAAATGAGCTTCCTTTTAATGTCTGAAATAGTtaggaacagaaatgctggaaaagggcaCTTTTATGTTTGAATTGGTGTCACCTCCCATGGATAAAACCCCATAGTGAGCCATCAGAGCACAAGTGTGAAAGCTGGCTCCTTGGACTTGCACAGTggacttaattttcttttcctcctctctttcaggccagcagaaatccccaaactCCTCCCACCTTTGCCAGAACCTTTGGTgttccagcagccccagcccagaggccccagcccagctgtgccctgctgtgggtgagtcagaggcacccagggctcctcctgccctctctgctgccctcactgcctggggctgccactgctgccagcccagccggGACTGCTCACAGGGCAGGGTGAGGGAAGGGACAGGCCCTGACTCTGTGGGCCACAGGGCTCATTAGTTATTTTATTGTATCTATTACAttaaactatgctaaaagaatagaagaaa contains:
- the LOC141727051 gene encoding uncharacterized protein LOC141727051 is translated as MPVPVPIPMTGEHGTGGDMAGRHPCPCSVQAPALPTLTQRPVAPRRRLRRRVPCHGGGVAGGRGEDAVHERQPRAAPQCPELPAGPAHAGRPRRPLQELRPVLAAAGFLERGDVRVLRAAAAPDGAGTAGAGLSPRRPGPPGEAHIDYIHRIHSIHCRSAGEQRSHRPGEGREEEDAGGGEARENGGFQRRVSRDGGKNVCWLSSRGEQHFSRAGVWAGGTKLRTREFPLFLTGPSNKSPLWGLITAWLRDSLPFWGVQGHCPALRVTPVQHILCHCRCTEQLPTDL